The DNA window TACGCCTTTGAGGTTGTTTGCTCGTGCTCCTTTGATAATGATATGATGTCGGGGGTCAAGTTGGTCTACATTTACCTGCATTGTCTTTCCTTTTTATAATAGCCTCGCTTGCGAATTTTATAAACAAACCAAGAAAAATTGGTCAGATGGGTGTTGAAATAGTAATATTGCTAAATAGCTGTTAGCAAAAAGCAAATATACATTGTTTTTGGCTAAAACTCATTTAATTATTTGGCTTTCGCCAATGAATTTACTTACTTAACTGCTCGAAAAATAACCAAGTCTTCTTGGCTTAATACTTACCTCCGCCTTGGCTATACGGGCGCACTATTCAACTACATAAATATATTTACTGACCTTTCTGTCAGTATTGATACCTTATTTCAAAATCTTAGAACAAACCCTGAGGGTTCACAGGCTCCATATCGATACTTGGTTGTGTTTATGGTTTTAAGCAACTTCTATTGCTTAAGCAGAAACACCCTGCTTTGTGACGTTTTCTGGGTTTAGATAAGCCAGGTTGACTTTTATACCCAATTATTAAATTACACAACAGATAACCAACGTATGCGAGGGAAAACGCAGTTGATGAAACCCTTGGTGCAAAACCAGTTTCAGTCAACTATAGGACAAAGACAGGCAACACAAGGAGTTGCTAATGTATCGCCTCACCGTTTAGCCAAAGAAATTTATGAAGCTTTTGACGGCATAGGCACCAACGAGCAGGCAGTTTACCGAGTTTTAAACTTGCCTAGTAGCCAGTTACAAAGCGTAGTAAAAGTGTATAATGCTACCTACAAAGATGATTTTGTTACAAGGTTGCGCGCCGAGATGAGCGACAATGGGTGGAGCACACAAGATTGGCAGTTTGCAGCTTATCAAATGAAACGTGCCAGGCTTGGCCTGATGCTCCCTAAAGAAAGTATTACCCGTTTGTCAATTCGTCGTAGAGGAATCAAAAGCAGCCATGTTCGCAAAGCCATCTATCCCGACGATCGGGTATCTTATGAGTTAGAAGAAAATTATGACAGCTACCAATGGTATGCAGTCAACGATCATCATTCTACTACAACATTTGGCAAGGAAAGCAAAGCCCGGGTAACCGGAGCCAATGCCCGCAAAAGTTCGTTCCAGGCTGGTTTTCCGGGCAATCACCGCATTGTTTGCCGGGCTTCTAAAAAAGGACAAGCCCCGGTTTTTTATGAGCACGAGCAAGTAGTTAGTAGCTACGCCAAAGACATAGGTACCGAAGGGGTTTCTTTTGAATACCTGGCGCATTACCTGGCTTACCGCGATCAAAGTTTCTTTGCTGAAGGTAAAAAAGCCCGACCGAATGACGCCTGGAAAAAAGCTCAAAATATTTTACTTGGCATGGGGTATGACCTGAGAACTGCTCAGTTGTACTCAGGCAAAGGTGGTTTTGATGCAGTAAGAATACAAGCCCTTGAGGGCTTATCTACTAAAAACCCTGTCATTGCTTTTAGAGGTAGCCAACCTACTGAGATTGCCGATATATTGACTGACCTAAACCCTACCGGAGTAGGCTTTGACCAATTGTATAGAAACCTCTCCCTTATTTTACAAATTATAAAAGATGCTGGAGGGTATGCCGATTTTACCGGGCATAGTCTAGGAGGCGCTTTGGCGCAATATGTAGCTACTTATTATCCGGGAGTAGCCAGTCGGGTAGTTACTTTTCAGGCACCAGCCATAGACAAAAAGTCAGCAGCGCGGTTTGCCCAGCAAAAAAATAAACCGCAAGTTACTCATCATTTTTCTGACAATGACATAGTAGATCTTGCTGGAGGCAATCATCTAACCGGAGAGTTTTATCGCCATGCCTTAGACTCTTTTTTTACCCATACTGATTATATGTTTTTATCGCCCCAGTTCAAAGACATTCGACGGATTTTAGGCATTAGCGATGACTACATTGCTACTCACATGGGCACCGAAGTTTTTCAGAAAGTAGGAGTTATTCGTAAATACAGTGAATACCCACACCCTATCAAGAGTGCCATTACCGAAGGTTTGCGGCAACTCACTTCTTCGGGTGTACGCAAAGTATACGAGTTGTTGCGTAAGTCTAAGTTTAAAGATGACATTGTCCGGATTCAACAACAGCTTAAGCAGTTTCAAGACACCCAAGCTTCTCGCTAAACAAGAGTTAGTTATACCTGCCTGGTTTCAAAACCAGGCAGGTATAAAGTTTCTTGAAAAACGTTTTTGTTGAGCAAAATCTGGCAATGAACTTATCTCAGCCTCTTTTAAATTGCCCCATGCTATTCAATGTTAAACTCTTGATAATAAGTTTCAACCACTTTAGTTGTAGGATCTTGGTAGCGTAACTGCAAACGATAAGTACCTTTAGAGGCCTTCAACGTTTTGGTTTTCATTGCGCCCTCACACCACCTTTCTTCCTTATTCCAAACAAAAGTTTTGACATCACCTTTTGTTATTTCCAGTTGATGGGGAGGAGGAGGACAAGAGGCTCCACAAGGGCAGTACAACCAACGCATACGTTTCCACTCTTTGCCCTCGGTTTTGGTTTTTAGCTTCTGTTCTACTACCACAATCAACGGATCAAATACGACTACTTCTTGTTCAGTAATGTTTTTAAATCTAATGACTACTTTCTCGTCAGCCGTATAAGTAGATTTGGCGTCTACCTCCCAGGTAGATTTTATTACTACTGGCTTATCAGTAGTACGGTTGGCTTTTTTGCAGGCTACTACAGTAGCCAAAAATGCAACAATTACAAATAGTGATAACAAGCGATGACATAGTTTCATACTCTTCAGTTTTTTATGTGTTAATTAACAAAATAAGTATTTATGGCAGGTAGCCCTTCATTGGTTTATTTGGCTTTTTTGGCCACTACCAAATAGCGTGTAGAAGTGCAAGTATCTGCATCGGCAGGAATAGGAGTCAGGCTTACAGCATCATACATATCTACCCCACCGTCAAATGCCTGTTTAAAGTACTCCCTTACCTTACTCAAAGGGGGTAAAAAGAGTGTATGTTGCCCTTCGTTAGTAATACGTAACTTGCCCGATTTTTTGCTTACATTGACAATGCTGCTGCGTTGATACATATAGTGGTCTTTTTCTATCAGTTCGGGGCTACGCAATGACACAATATCACCGCATTCAGAGTATATTACATGAGGGTATCCTCTAATATGATCAGGCGTGATAAAGTCACCAAAGAAATGACCACCCGGACTGGTAATTCGGGCGGCTTGCTCTATCACTTGTTGTAAAAAGGTATGATCAACATACTGAAACACATTTAAACCACAAAAGGTCAAATCCCACATTTTTATTGCTGGATCAAGTTCTAGTGCATCGCCTACTTCGGCGTGAATA is part of the Microscilla marina ATCC 23134 genome and encodes:
- a CDS encoding lipase family protein; this encodes MRGKTQLMKPLVQNQFQSTIGQRQATQGVANVSPHRLAKEIYEAFDGIGTNEQAVYRVLNLPSSQLQSVVKVYNATYKDDFVTRLRAEMSDNGWSTQDWQFAAYQMKRARLGLMLPKESITRLSIRRRGIKSSHVRKAIYPDDRVSYELEENYDSYQWYAVNDHHSTTTFGKESKARVTGANARKSSFQAGFPGNHRIVCRASKKGQAPVFYEHEQVVSSYAKDIGTEGVSFEYLAHYLAYRDQSFFAEGKKARPNDAWKKAQNILLGMGYDLRTAQLYSGKGGFDAVRIQALEGLSTKNPVIAFRGSQPTEIADILTDLNPTGVGFDQLYRNLSLILQIIKDAGGYADFTGHSLGGALAQYVATYYPGVASRVVTFQAPAIDKKSAARFAQQKNKPQVTHHFSDNDIVDLAGGNHLTGEFYRHALDSFFTHTDYMFLSPQFKDIRRILGISDDYIATHMGTEVFQKVGVIRKYSEYPHPIKSAITEGLRQLTSSGVRKVYELLRKSKFKDDIVRIQQQLKQFQDTQASR